ttgaagatatTGTTGTTGTCATGTGAAAAACACGGTTGCATTTTGAAGTTATAGCTACCAATCACATAAGCAGCTTGCGAATATTGGAGATGTTTTGACATGTTTGGGCACTGGTGCGGCGTGAATTATACGAATGTGTTCTTTATTTTGTTGCTTTTCTTGTGTGTTAATCTTTCGGGACTTCACCAAAATAACTTTGATTAATTCAGAATTCAATCGAAAGATTATTAAGATCTCGTTAATGATTTTTCCTTTTACTGATGAATCGAATTCATATACTATATAGGATTGATAAGTTGATATTAGTCTTTCTTCTTTGTCACTTTTCTTATTTGTCGGTAATGTTTAGATGGTAAAACACTGCAAGAATATTTGATATGTTGAAGCACTCTCCTCTTCTTAGTTATCAATGCTTAATGTTTGTGAATTTTTCAGCTAGGATCTTTGGACAAGAAACAAAGATCACCTTACTATACTAAAAGCAATGTAGACAGAACAACAAAAgcactttatttatatattttttccaacCATGACAGTACATAATTAAAAGTTCGATGCATCAAATTTGTATCTGTCATACACCAAACATCTTGGAAAGACATGTAGATACacaaaatacaaatatatattaactaaGCACAGAGTGTATGTGACCAATGATCAGTAAAAAATCATATCACTATGCATACATTGGCAAGAAAGCTCTTCCAGGCGCACGATTGGCCAAAGGTCCATGGCTGCCAAGAACCTGAAAAGAaacaccagaaagaaaaatTTAGTCAACTCCTTCATCCATccaaaaatattgttaaaatatccAACCACCCTTATTAGGTGACCAAATGAAACTATGGTTCCTCTTCAAAACTACATCTATAATACGGCAATTATAGCATAGACTACTTTGATGGTTAGTCCACTGTAAACCAGTTCTTAAAACTCATTTGAAACTCCAACGACAATAGATGTCATCTTTTGAAAATAGAAAGTTTACAATCTTCCTCGTCCGGCTTAAGTCAGGTTCGACAAAAACAAGtgaaaatcaaaccaaacatgCAGGAAGGACTACGATCTTCTACTTTGGAGAAAAAGGATGGTGATCTTCTACTTTCGAGAGAAGCGTCATATTTAAATACCGAACGACAACAGTTCAAATTCTTACCTTGGCATTTACCCCATCCTGCACAATTCTGTTCTCGGATTTCAACTTCAAGTACTCATCTTGACTCAATTTAGTAAATCCcctaaaaattgaaaacaatcaTTAAGCGCAAATTACTACTAAACAGAATGGATTAAAAGACATGCATACACATAAGATAATGAATTGAGAAAATCCAGAATCAATAATCAACAATGCTTACCACTTTCTGCTAACAATAATTTTCTGACGACCAGGGAACTTGAACTTAGCACGACGAAGAGCCTCTTGAGCATGATGACCATTACCATTCTTACATCTAACAGACAACAGCACCTGACCAATACTAACCCTAGCACACGTCCCTAACGGTTTCCCAAACGCACCTCTCATCCCCGTCTGCAACCTATCCGCCCCAGCGCACGATAACATCTTATTAATCCGCAACACATGGAAAGGATGAACCCTCACTCGCAAATGAAACGCGTCTTTCCCAGCAAACTTCGACATGTACTTGTTGCACGCGATTCTTGCTGCCTCTAGTGCTTCGCTAGACACGTTTTCTTTCTCCCATGATACTAAGTGAACGCATAATGGGAACTCGTCTACGCCTTTTTTCTTCATTCCTACGTCATAGATTCTGATCTTTGGATCCGGAACCCCGCGGCAGAATCGTGACTTTGGGTATGGTTTGTTCTTTATCTGCCGATAACATCTTGCCGGTCCTAACAATATCAAAATGTTCATACTACTAGTAGAATAATTAATACTTGTCGCGAAGAAGTTCGAGCCCaacaaaggaaaaaataaaatgatataattattatttattgaaaaTGACAATATGTTGTATTTGATCTGCTACAAAAAACTGGACAGAACAACTAGTATATGTTTATGTGCTTGATTTTAAAACTGATGATGAGAGTGGACAAATTAGAGGCAAGGGGCAAGGAAAAAAACTGAAATTCCGTTCCTCACAAAACcacaagacaactttttgtcccaaatacaaattatctaaaatactaaaataacattttgttcACTAAATATCGTACAAAAACAAGTTgttcaataatttaaaaatttgtgttacTCTGTCCGGTACTTAtctttagcagatcaaacagaTCATGTGTGTAGGATGCACCTTATATCATGATACTAATGTAACTAATATAACAAACTTCTAACTAACCATAACTAACTAACATGTAAACTATGTAAAACAATATTGAACTAATTCTAATTAATATCCAGCTATATCTAACAATAATGAAATTTCATTAATATGAAGATTTAGTATTAATgtgaaaaatatgagaaaaatgaaagagAGATTGTTATGTTGCTTACTTCTTCCCATGGTTGATTGTTGTTGTGTGAAACTGAAAGAAAGATTGAAAATGGAGGGAAAGGGTAAGAGGGTGGTGTTCCTTTTATACCTTTGCATTAGCGTGTTTGGTTTATG
This portion of the Trifolium pratense cultivar HEN17-A07 linkage group LG3, ARS_RC_1.1, whole genome shotgun sequence genome encodes:
- the LOC123914497 gene encoding 60S ribosomal protein L10-like, whose translation is MQRYKRNTTLLPFPSIFNLSFSFTQQQSTMGRRPARCYRQIKNKPYPKSRFCRGVPDPKIRIYDVGMKKKGVDEFPLCVHLVSWEKENVSSEALEAARIACNKYMSKFAGKDAFHLRVRVHPFHVLRINKMLSCAGADRLQTGMRGAFGKPLGTCARVSIGQVLLSVRCKNGNGHHAQEALRRAKFKFPGRQKIIVSRKWGFTKLSQDEYLKLKSENRIVQDGVNAKVLGSHGPLANRAPGRAFLPMYA